A portion of the Luxibacter massiliensis genome contains these proteins:
- a CDS encoding FtsW/RodA/SpoVE family cell cycle protein, whose protein sequence is MRSRTVQPIRKRGGGKEPSQKRMRSRKERAGAAHGHKTGSFQAVQKKRIGDTQSLRGVVKPPPPKPEPSTGHGKGRRIPYFDFDLVLVIVFLMCFGLVMLYSTSSYSARMDFEGNDMYYFSKQALVSILSFGVMLIISRIDYHIYGAFSFECYIFSMILMALVQTPLGIEIYGARRWIQLPGNQTLQPSEITKVAVILFISYELCRMEKKAASREGMLRVFIFGAIAAGGVLFLTENLSTAIIVMAITCVLIFVVHPKTKPFLVAAGAAAAAAAAGIGILAATVQTSDNFRLRRIITWLDPENHTDTGGFQVMQGLYAIGSGGFFGKGLGNSTQKLGVIPEVQNDMILSIVCEELGVFGAIVILALFALLLYRLMFIARNAPDLYGSLLATGIFAHIALQVILNIAVVTNLIPTTGITLPFISYGGTSILFLMAEMGIALGISRKIKMNE, encoded by the coding sequence ATGAGAAGCAGAACAGTACAGCCTATCCGGAAGAGGGGAGGAGGAAAAGAACCCTCCCAGAAGCGTATGAGAAGCAGGAAAGAGAGAGCAGGCGCTGCCCATGGACATAAAACAGGCAGTTTTCAGGCAGTCCAGAAGAAACGTATAGGGGACACACAGTCCTTAAGGGGCGTTGTTAAACCTCCCCCGCCAAAACCCGAACCTTCCACTGGCCATGGGAAGGGCAGGAGAATCCCATATTTTGATTTTGACTTGGTTCTTGTCATTGTATTTCTTATGTGTTTTGGACTGGTCATGCTTTATAGTACAAGTTCTTATAGCGCCAGGATGGACTTTGAAGGCAACGACATGTATTATTTCTCAAAGCAGGCCCTTGTCAGTATCCTGAGCTTTGGCGTGATGCTCATTATATCCAGGATCGATTATCATATATATGGAGCCTTCTCCTTTGAGTGCTACATATTTTCTATGATCCTTATGGCTCTTGTCCAGACTCCTCTCGGAATAGAAATTTACGGCGCCAGGCGATGGATACAGCTTCCAGGCAATCAGACACTGCAGCCTTCGGAGATTACCAAGGTTGCTGTAATTTTGTTTATTTCCTATGAACTGTGCCGTATGGAAAAAAAGGCGGCATCCAGGGAAGGGATGCTAAGAGTTTTTATATTTGGCGCCATTGCTGCCGGAGGGGTATTGTTCCTGACGGAGAACCTGAGCACGGCGATTATCGTCATGGCCATCACCTGTGTCCTGATCTTTGTGGTCCATCCTAAAACCAAGCCTTTCCTTGTGGCAGCAGGGGCGGCTGCAGCGGCAGCGGCTGCAGGAATCGGGATACTGGCGGCTACTGTCCAAACCAGCGACAACTTTCGCCTGAGAAGGATTATTACCTGGCTCGATCCAGAAAATCACACAGATACTGGCGGGTTTCAGGTAATGCAGGGACTGTATGCAATTGGCTCGGGAGGTTTTTTTGGCAAGGGACTGGGAAATAGTACACAGAAGCTGGGGGTCATTCCTGAAGTGCAAAATGACATGATTCTATCGATTGTATGTGAAGAACTGGGTGTATTTGGGGCAATTGTTATACTTGCGCTGTTTGCACTTCTATTGTACCGCCTTATGTTTATTGCCAGAAATGCCCCTGATTTATATGGATCCCTGCTTGCCACTGGTATTTTTGCACATATAGCCTTGCAGGTAATATTAAATATTGCTGTTGTCACAAACCTGATACCTACGACAGGGATTACCCTTCCGTTTATAAGTTATGGGGGAACTTCCATACTTTTCTTAATGGCAGAAATGGGGATTGCCCTGGGGATTTCCAGAAAAATAAAGATGAATGAATAG
- a CDS encoding DegV family protein codes for MSYKIVVDSCGELTEEMKKSSVFETASLSMEVDGTVIVDDETFNQADFLKRVAASPQCPKSSCPSPKDYMERYHCDAERVYAVTLSAELSGSYNSAELGKKLYAEEYGEKDIYVFNSRSASIGETLIAMKIQECEELNMSFGEVIDTVEEYIAGQHTYFVLETLDTLRKNGRLTGIKAVVASALNIKPVMGAKPEGVICQLGQARGMKKALAKMADHIVEDAENPQEKILAISHCNCPQRAKEVQEMLVSRMKVKSSFIVDTAGISTMYASDGGIIVVI; via the coding sequence ATGAGTTATAAAATAGTTGTGGACAGCTGTGGGGAATTAACAGAAGAGATGAAAAAGAGCAGTGTTTTTGAGACGGCTTCTCTGAGCATGGAGGTAGACGGCACGGTTATTGTGGATGACGAGACGTTTAATCAGGCAGATTTTTTGAAGCGTGTGGCAGCCAGTCCGCAATGCCCGAAATCATCCTGCCCTTCTCCAAAGGACTATATGGAGAGGTACCATTGTGATGCAGAGCGTGTATATGCAGTGACCTTGTCTGCTGAATTAAGTGGTTCATACAATAGTGCAGAGCTTGGAAAAAAATTATATGCAGAGGAATACGGGGAGAAGGATATATATGTGTTCAATTCCCGCTCCGCTTCCATTGGGGAGACCCTGATAGCAATGAAAATACAGGAATGTGAAGAGCTTAACATGAGCTTTGGTGAAGTCATAGATACAGTGGAGGAGTATATTGCAGGCCAACACACATATTTTGTCCTGGAGACTCTGGATACTTTGAGGAAGAATGGAAGGCTGACCGGCATTAAAGCGGTTGTGGCCAGTGCCCTGAATATAAAACCCGTAATGGGGGCAAAGCCGGAGGGCGTTATCTGCCAGCTCGGGCAGGCACGGGGAATGAAGAAGGCGCTGGCAAAGATGGCCGACCACATAGTGGAGGATGCAGAAAATCCACAAGAAAAGATTCTGGCAATCTCCCATTGTAACTGTCCCCAACGGGCAAAGGAAGTACAGGAGATGCTGGTTTCCAGAATGAAAGTTAAATCCAGTTTTATAGTAGATACGGCTGGTATCAGTACGATGTATGCAAGCGACGGCGGAATAATAGTTGTGATATAG
- the mraZ gene encoding division/cell wall cluster transcriptional repressor MraZ translates to MLLGEFNHTIDEKGRLIIPAKLRDDLGESFVICNGLEGCLFVYSMDEWNKFVAELETLPRMNKDARIFKRYFFGSASEGSFDKQGRALVPPTLRKAAGLEKDVVLVGVQDRVEIWDKALWEERSMVSEEDLDAIADRMEAIGIRI, encoded by the coding sequence ATGTTATTAGGGGAGTTTAATCACACAATTGATGAAAAAGGCCGACTCATCATCCCAGCCAAGTTACGAGACGATTTGGGAGAAAGTTTCGTAATATGTAATGGCTTGGAGGGTTGTCTCTTTGTGTACTCCATGGACGAATGGAACAAATTCGTTGCTGAATTGGAAACCTTACCACGGATGAATAAAGATGCCAGAATATTCAAGCGCTATTTTTTTGGAAGTGCGTCAGAGGGGAGCTTTGACAAGCAGGGGAGAGCACTGGTGCCACCTACTTTAAGAAAAGCGGCCGGACTGGAAAAGGATGTTGTCCTGGTAGGAGTACAGGACCGCGTAGAAATCTGGGATAAGGCACTCTGGGAGGAACGCAGTATGGTCAGCGAAGAGGATCTGGATGCGATTGCAGACAGAATGGAAGCAATTGGCATCAGAATTTAG
- the rsmH gene encoding 16S rRNA (cytosine(1402)-N(4))-methyltransferase RsmH, with protein MAFGHTSVLLEETVDGLAIKPDGTYVDATLGGGGHAFEVCRHLSSKGSFIGIDQDAAAIDAAGARLVGFGERVTIIRSNYCDMKSRLHEIGIDRVDGILMDLGVSSYQLDTAERGFSYRTDAPLDMRMDQRQKMTAKDIVNGYSESDLYRVIRDYGEDKFAKNIAKHIVAERGKGPIETTGQLNEIIRRSIPMKIQKTGGHPSKRTFQAIRIELNHELEVLKDTLDEMIDLLNPGGRICIITFHSLEDRIVKSIFRKNENPCTCPADFPVCVCNKVSKGKVITKKPILPGEEELENNSRSKSAKLRIFERS; from the coding sequence ATGGCATTTGGGCACACATCAGTTTTACTTGAAGAAACTGTGGACGGTCTGGCAATCAAACCAGACGGGACCTATGTTGACGCTACACTTGGAGGAGGCGGACATGCTTTCGAAGTGTGCAGGCACTTAAGCAGTAAGGGGAGTTTTATAGGAATAGACCAGGATGCCGCTGCAATTGATGCAGCCGGCGCCCGACTAGTCGGCTTCGGGGAGAGAGTTACAATAATCAGGAGCAATTATTGTGATATGAAGTCGAGGCTCCATGAAATAGGCATTGACAGAGTCGATGGGATCCTTATGGATCTGGGCGTATCCTCCTATCAGCTGGATACGGCAGAACGGGGATTTTCCTACCGCACAGATGCTCCTTTGGATATGAGGATGGATCAAAGACAGAAGATGACAGCAAAGGACATCGTCAATGGCTACAGTGAGTCGGACCTTTACCGCGTGATCCGTGATTACGGAGAAGATAAGTTTGCAAAGAATATTGCAAAACATATCGTGGCAGAACGCGGGAAAGGTCCGATTGAAACTACAGGACAGTTAAATGAAATTATCAGGCGGTCCATACCCATGAAAATTCAAAAAACTGGAGGGCATCCATCTAAAAGAACATTCCAGGCTATCCGTATAGAGTTGAACCATGAACTCGAAGTTCTAAAGGATACACTGGACGAAATGATTGATCTACTAAACCCAGGGGGGAGGATATGCATTATTACTTTCCACTCACTGGAGGACCGGATAGTAAAAAGTATTTTCAGGAAGAATGAAAATCCTTGTACTTGCCCGGCAGATTTCCCCGTATGTGTATGTAATAAAGTATCAAAGGGGAAAGTGATTACAAAAAAACCAATTCTTCCTGGGGAGGAAGAGTTGGAAAATAACAGCCGTTCCAAGAGCGCAAAGCTAAGAATATTTGAACGAAGCTGA
- a CDS encoding peptidoglycan D,D-transpeptidase FtsI family protein, producing MVRRKRENRFEFLTKKFPKRMQKKLVMLFMAIILAFIVLIGRITYINASKGNRYTKIVLDQQEYDSRVIPYKRGDIVDCNGTKIATSERVYNVILDVSVMTSQEKYIDPTIQVLEDCFGINAADVRAVAEENPDSRYEILAKGVSYEKAKEFQNIEEDTEKYPNVKGIWLEDDYKRTYPYDELASDVVGFTVSGNQGAIGIESAYNEILNGTDGREYGYLDSTSTMERTVKPAKNGSTVVSTIDVALQSIVEKCIKDFNDQYAGTARKDGLGSKNTAVIIMNPNTGEILAEASYPGFNLNEPRNLSGIYTEEQLNQMSDEEQLEALNTLWRNFCVSDAFEPGSTAKPFTVAAGLETGALKGDEIYNCGGSLHVGDYDIHCHLRTGHGTETVEQAVANSCNVALMQMADSIGVANFTRYQHIFGFGAYTGIDLPGEASTSSLVYTEESMQITDLATNSFGQNFNVTMTQMAAAFSSLINGGDYYEPHVVKQIQDEGGKVIETKDPVLLRKTVSAETSETVKQYLRAVMTSGTGMGANIEGYEIGGKTGTAEKLPRDQGNYLLSFIGYAPQENPEVVIYVVLDEPNVEDQSASSYVLELSRDIMSQAFPYLDITTVEGYTGPGETAENPSGSAQSEFENYDSSYEETYSNTDGSYIDDSYHPDLDDWAAGQTTE from the coding sequence ATGGTAAGACGAAAAAGAGAAAATAGATTTGAGTTTTTGACGAAGAAATTCCCAAAGAGAATGCAAAAAAAGCTGGTAATGCTATTCATGGCAATTATACTGGCTTTTATTGTTCTTATAGGAAGAATCACCTATATTAATGCGTCTAAGGGAAACAGGTATACAAAGATCGTCCTGGATCAGCAGGAATATGACAGCAGGGTTATTCCCTATAAACGTGGTGATATTGTGGACTGCAATGGCACAAAGATTGCTACCAGCGAGAGGGTGTATAATGTGATTTTGGATGTCAGCGTGATGACATCACAGGAGAAATATATAGATCCTACGATTCAGGTGCTGGAAGACTGCTTTGGTATAAATGCTGCCGACGTCAGGGCGGTGGCTGAAGAAAACCCTGACAGCCGGTATGAAATACTGGCAAAGGGAGTATCCTATGAGAAGGCGAAAGAATTCCAGAATATTGAGGAGGACACAGAGAAGTATCCAAATGTAAAAGGTATCTGGCTGGAAGATGACTATAAGAGGACATATCCCTACGATGAACTGGCCAGTGATGTGGTAGGTTTTACAGTATCAGGCAACCAGGGGGCCATTGGGATTGAGAGTGCCTATAATGAAATACTCAATGGGACGGACGGCAGGGAGTATGGTTACCTGGACAGTACATCCACCATGGAGCGGACCGTTAAACCAGCTAAAAACGGCAGTACCGTTGTATCTACTATAGATGTGGCGCTCCAGAGTATTGTAGAAAAATGTATAAAAGATTTTAATGACCAATATGCGGGAACGGCCAGAAAAGACGGGTTGGGAAGCAAAAACACGGCTGTCATTATTATGAACCCCAACACAGGTGAAATTCTGGCGGAAGCTTCTTATCCAGGCTTTAATTTAAATGAGCCAAGGAACCTTTCAGGTATATATACGGAAGAACAGCTAAACCAAATGTCCGATGAGGAGCAGCTGGAGGCTTTAAATACACTCTGGAGAAACTTCTGTGTCAGCGATGCCTTTGAACCAGGCTCTACGGCCAAACCCTTTACAGTGGCTGCCGGACTGGAGACAGGCGCGCTCAAAGGGGATGAAATCTATAATTGCGGGGGATCTCTGCACGTGGGGGATTATGATATCCACTGCCATTTAAGGACAGGGCATGGGACAGAAACAGTAGAGCAGGCTGTGGCCAACTCCTGTAATGTGGCGCTGATGCAGATGGCTGATTCCATCGGGGTAGCTAATTTTACACGTTACCAGCACATTTTCGGCTTTGGGGCCTACACAGGCATCGACCTGCCCGGCGAGGCATCTACTTCCTCCCTTGTATATACAGAAGAATCTATGCAGATAACAGATTTGGCCACAAATTCTTTTGGCCAGAACTTTAACGTGACAATGACCCAGATGGCCGCGGCCTTTTCCTCCCTGATTAACGGAGGGGATTATTATGAACCCCATGTTGTCAAGCAGATTCAGGATGAAGGGGGTAAGGTTATTGAGACAAAGGATCCTGTCCTTCTCAGGAAGACAGTTTCTGCAGAGACTTCAGAGACTGTAAAACAATATTTGAGGGCTGTCATGACATCAGGAACTGGCATGGGGGCCAATATAGAGGGGTATGAGATCGGCGGCAAGACAGGGACTGCTGAAAAACTTCCCAGGGACCAGGGAAATTATTTGCTCTCCTTTATTGGATATGCCCCCCAGGAGAATCCGGAGGTGGTGATTTATGTTGTGCTGGACGAGCCAAATGTAGAGGATCAGTCGGCCAGCTCTTATGTATTGGAACTTTCCAGGGATATTATGTCCCAGGCATTCCCTTATCTGGATATTACGACTGTGGAAGGCTATACAGGGCCCGGGGAGACAGCAGAGAATCCTTCTGGTTCAGCGCAGTCAGAATTTGAGAATTATGATTCCTCATATGAAGAAACATACAGCAACACAGACGGCTCTTATATAGATGACAGCTATCATCCGGATCTGGATGATTGGGCGGCAGGGCAGACAACAGAATAG